The following proteins come from a genomic window of Brevibacillus antibioticus:
- a CDS encoding acyl-CoA carboxylase subunit beta translates to MTKHLEDTLHEKIAEVVQGGDAKYHDKLKEQNKLFVRDRLKLLFDDEFMVEDGLFANVMAGDLPADGVVTAIGKVNGQTVCVMANDSTVKAGSWGSRTVEKIIRIQETAEKMRVPLLYLVDSAGARITDQLEMFPGRRGAGRIFYNQVKLSGKIPQVCILFGPSAAGGAYIPAFCDIVIMVDKNASMYLGSPRMAEMVIGEKVSLEELGGARMHCSVSGCGDVLAADEEEAIQAARSYLRFFPANYTLTPPTALAKAPVSTAKEITSIVPENQNAAFNMHDVITALVDEDSFFEIKKLFAQELITGLARLDGKPVGIIANQPRVKGGVLFVDSADKAARFITLCDAFSIPLLFLADVPGFMIGTAVERAGIIRHGAKMISAMAEATVPKISVIVRKAYGAGLYAMASSAFEPDACLALPGAQIAVMGPEAAVNAVYSNKIQAIEDPTERQAFIQEKRREYQEDIDLYLLASNLIVDAVVPPSELRRELIQRYEVYKEKRHVFSDRKHAVYPV, encoded by the coding sequence ATGACCAAACATTTGGAAGATACATTGCACGAAAAAATCGCCGAAGTAGTGCAAGGGGGCGATGCCAAGTATCATGACAAGCTCAAGGAGCAAAACAAGCTGTTCGTCCGCGATCGCCTCAAGCTATTGTTCGATGACGAGTTCATGGTCGAGGATGGGCTGTTCGCGAATGTCATGGCAGGCGATCTGCCGGCGGATGGAGTTGTCACCGCAATTGGCAAGGTGAATGGTCAAACGGTCTGCGTGATGGCCAATGATTCGACAGTGAAAGCGGGGTCTTGGGGATCGCGGACCGTCGAGAAAATAATTCGCATTCAAGAGACAGCTGAAAAAATGCGTGTTCCTCTTCTTTATCTCGTCGATTCAGCAGGAGCGCGTATCACTGACCAATTGGAGATGTTCCCAGGCCGACGGGGTGCTGGGCGAATCTTTTATAACCAAGTGAAGCTTTCCGGCAAAATTCCACAAGTGTGCATTTTGTTTGGACCTTCTGCGGCTGGTGGCGCTTATATCCCAGCTTTTTGTGACATTGTCATCATGGTCGACAAAAACGCGAGCATGTACTTGGGCTCTCCGCGTATGGCGGAAATGGTGATTGGTGAAAAAGTGAGCTTGGAAGAGTTGGGCGGCGCACGGATGCATTGCTCGGTCAGCGGATGCGGTGACGTACTGGCTGCCGATGAAGAAGAAGCGATTCAAGCTGCACGCAGCTATCTTCGTTTCTTCCCGGCGAACTATACGTTGACGCCACCGACTGCACTGGCGAAAGCCCCTGTGTCTACAGCGAAGGAAATCACGAGCATCGTACCGGAGAACCAAAATGCAGCTTTCAATATGCATGATGTCATTACAGCATTGGTCGACGAGGATTCGTTCTTTGAAATCAAAAAGCTATTTGCCCAAGAGCTGATTACCGGATTGGCGCGTCTGGATGGCAAGCCTGTCGGAATCATCGCCAACCAACCGCGTGTGAAGGGAGGAGTCCTGTTTGTCGATTCGGCTGACAAGGCGGCTCGATTCATCACGTTGTGCGATGCGTTTTCGATCCCACTCCTGTTCTTGGCGGATGTTCCTGGGTTTATGATCGGGACAGCCGTAGAGCGGGCAGGCATTATCAGACACGGGGCAAAAATGATCTCCGCCATGGCGGAAGCCACGGTACCGAAAATATCCGTCATTGTACGCAAAGCGTATGGTGCCGGTTTGTATGCAATGGCCAGCTCTGCGTTTGAACCAGATGCTTGCCTCGCACTGCCCGGTGCCCAAATCGCCGTGATGGGACCAGAAGCAGCAGTTAATGCTGTCTACAGTAACAAAATTCAGGCGATTGAGGACCCTACAGAGCGTCAAGCGTTTATTCAAGAAAAACGCAGAGAATATCAGGAAGACATCGATCTGTACTTACTGGCATCAAACTTGATTGTAGATGCTGTTGTGCCTCCAAGCGAACTAAGACGAGAATTAATCCAGCGCTACGAGGTTTACAAGGAAAAGCGTCACGTTTTTTCGGACAGAAAGCATGCTGTTTATCCCGTGTAA
- a CDS encoding S-layer homology domain-containing protein — MQITLQQIGKKATLLVVSLSVLLTGIATAGMKTADAREEYVAHSPAFIDTNGHWAAKEIGIATKKGLIKGFPEGTFKPEQTVTQEQFLSLIERVIPSFTGHEPDSSIKETYLQAAAGRWSEKTYHHLSSAGIMPSGKPTDSITRLEAARALLAAIGHQSEGEKYRGTTAKFFTDLSVENETQVMTVYPAYKMGILAGFPDGSFRPDDKINRAQAVVLLNRLETKISELYPGNVSESEKKAMTQAVSSFVGDVMEKQKIRRFDDLVAYVKKNNLPVSESFLREHFSFMQYEVYDYVRFPQFNELMYFAKIGMNKYRMTVQYYAGDLGGSVDRTFYLSSSDGKTFRLIGKDE, encoded by the coding sequence ATGCAGATTACATTACAACAAATCGGGAAAAAAGCCACTCTACTAGTTGTTAGCTTGTCGGTTTTATTGACGGGTATCGCAACCGCAGGAATGAAAACGGCCGACGCACGAGAAGAATACGTGGCCCATTCACCTGCATTTATCGACACAAATGGACATTGGGCAGCAAAGGAAATAGGGATTGCTACCAAAAAAGGATTGATCAAAGGATTTCCCGAAGGAACCTTTAAGCCAGAGCAAACGGTGACGCAAGAACAGTTTTTATCCCTGATTGAACGCGTCATACCTTCTTTCACAGGTCATGAGCCTGACAGCTCTATCAAAGAGACCTACTTGCAGGCTGCTGCGGGACGTTGGTCGGAAAAAACCTATCACCATTTGTCTTCAGCGGGTATCATGCCATCCGGGAAACCGACGGATAGCATAACGCGGTTGGAAGCGGCAAGAGCCTTGCTAGCAGCCATCGGGCATCAATCAGAAGGGGAAAAATATCGGGGAACGACTGCGAAGTTTTTCACGGATCTTTCGGTCGAAAATGAAACACAGGTGATGACGGTCTACCCTGCCTACAAAATGGGGATTTTGGCTGGCTTTCCAGATGGAAGCTTTCGTCCTGATGACAAAATCAACAGAGCACAGGCAGTCGTCCTGTTAAATCGTTTGGAAACAAAAATCAGCGAGCTATATCCTGGCAATGTATCGGAGAGCGAGAAAAAGGCAATGACACAAGCTGTCTCGTCCTTTGTAGGTGACGTGATGGAAAAGCAAAAGATTCGTCGCTTTGATGACTTGGTTGCGTATGTAAAGAAAAACAATCTGCCTGTCAGTGAATCGTTTTTACGCGAGCATTTTTCGTTTATGCAATATGAAGTGTATGATTATGTCCGGTTTCCGCAGTTTAATGAGCTGATGTACTTTGCAAAAATCGGGATGAATAAATACAGAATGACAGTTCAATATTACGCAGGAGATTTGGGTGGAAGCGTCGATCGCACGTTTTACCTTTCCTCGAGCGATGGCAAAACGTTTCGACTGATTGGAAAAGATGAATAA
- a CDS encoding DUF3397 domain-containing protein — MTFLVNVWAYLWGTLTVVPFLGFPLVYFILYGMTRNKKLAGRFAINITNLLVIRSAVSAYELIWPEAFSAWWWVFCFYLVVIMLLGWVQMKWKGRLSLKKVGFSAWRLSFLWFGIVYIVLFTTGIIKTMGVV, encoded by the coding sequence ATGACCTTTTTGGTGAATGTCTGGGCCTATTTGTGGGGGACGCTGACGGTTGTGCCGTTTCTCGGGTTTCCGCTCGTTTATTTCATCTTGTATGGAATGACGCGGAACAAGAAATTGGCAGGCCGCTTCGCGATAAATATCACGAATCTTTTGGTGATTCGCTCTGCCGTTTCCGCTTACGAACTGATCTGGCCCGAGGCATTTTCCGCTTGGTGGTGGGTATTCTGCTTTTATTTGGTGGTAATTATGCTCCTTGGGTGGGTACAGATGAAGTGGAAGGGGCGGCTCTCCCTCAAAAAGGTAGGATTTTCAGCCTGGCGATTGTCGTTTCTCTGGTTTGGAATCGTCTACATAGTGCTGTTTACGACCGGAATTATCAAAACGATGGGTGTCGTGTAA
- a CDS encoding ketopantoate reductase family protein: protein MLLEPMTCQVVVVGGGSVGLLYAARLALSGQPVTIVTRSSLQANQLNERGLSFQKLNGETVTVPVAARPIEEGLPEGNLYLLTVKQPDLHSVLPALQGVELKARVIALQNGMGHYELLRTVLTETQCFFAIHTEGARRLSPTEVVHTGTGTLRVGSWETSDCNDPLIRTFVEWAISTGMEAVYEKAIQPFAWRKLIANALINPLTALFEIPNGALLENSHTQQLMRDLFVEAATVAAYAGQKIEDADLQEIVSICRNTSRNLSSMLQDIKKRRPTEVQSINGYLVQVGKKAGIPTPLHETLLRVILLKSDMGIRKEGGDSR, encoded by the coding sequence ATGCTGCTAGAACCAATGACGTGTCAGGTGGTAGTTGTAGGTGGCGGGTCTGTCGGGCTGCTGTATGCAGCGAGGCTCGCACTTTCTGGACAACCTGTCACGATTGTTACACGCAGTTCACTCCAGGCAAATCAGCTAAATGAGCGCGGGCTCAGCTTTCAAAAGCTGAATGGCGAGACAGTCACTGTTCCCGTCGCTGCTCGTCCCATTGAAGAAGGATTGCCTGAAGGGAATCTGTATCTGTTAACTGTAAAGCAGCCAGATTTGCATAGTGTGCTTCCAGCTTTACAAGGGGTAGAGCTTAAGGCAAGAGTAATCGCTTTGCAAAATGGCATGGGTCATTACGAATTGCTTCGAACCGTTTTAACGGAGACACAATGCTTCTTTGCGATTCATACGGAAGGAGCAAGGAGATTGTCGCCTACAGAAGTCGTGCATACCGGTACAGGTACTTTGCGCGTAGGCTCTTGGGAGACTTCTGATTGCAATGATCCACTGATTCGCACATTTGTTGAGTGGGCAATATCAACAGGCATGGAGGCTGTCTATGAAAAGGCAATACAGCCCTTCGCTTGGCGCAAGCTCATCGCAAATGCGCTGATCAATCCGTTAACCGCGCTTTTTGAAATCCCAAATGGTGCTCTCCTCGAAAATTCACATACACAACAGCTCATGCGCGATCTATTTGTGGAAGCAGCTACAGTGGCTGCGTATGCCGGCCAAAAAATCGAGGATGCAGACTTGCAGGAAATTGTCTCCATTTGCCGAAATACTTCCCGTAATCTTTCCTCCATGCTGCAGGATATAAAGAAGCGCAGACCAACGGAAGTGCAATCTATCAACGGATATCTCGTCCAAGTAGGAAAAAAGGCCGGGATTCCGACTCCGCTGCACGAAACCTTGCTTCGCGTTATCCTTTTGAAGTCAGACATGGGAATACGGAAGGAGGGAGGCGACAGTAGATGA
- the bshC gene encoding bacillithiol biosynthesis cysteine-adding enzyme BshC has product MNVECLALPLANPLAQEYQQQNASALQFFVHNPYREQSYRQRVEWLQSQSYPHRNQLVEGLYRFNKEMGTHPEALKNIELLKQPDTYVVIGGQQAGVLGGPLYTVNKAVHLIQAAKRLSAELQANVIPVFWIAGEDHDIDEIDHVYWGADDGKRLHKERLALNKKGRQSASALPLDPELCAQFLERFFQGQTETADTKQIRELLTQAAADSRTVAEWFARLMAKLFGKHGLILVESSLPFVRELQQPIFSQIIENNEQMAKVLLRAADRISTAGYPLQLQVEEHQANLFVYEGDARLLLERHGERFINRRRSYSRDELLKQVADSPERFSTNVVTRGLMQEHLFPTLAFIGGPGEIAYWAFYREVFELFGMQMPIVLPRMSITLVEGAQQRLLDSLGLSVERVLTDFTTWKTEWSKKQAPHPLEQQFASARESIMSIYRPLVEEVVSLDGGLRGLAEKNSKLLLEQVSFLEERLIRSLQQKDDVEHVRVQRIETALLPEGGLQERKHSFFPFANKYGLGLIDRLVDAPFAHDGTHQLYYL; this is encoded by the coding sequence ATGAATGTTGAATGTCTCGCGCTTCCATTGGCGAATCCGCTGGCACAGGAGTACCAGCAGCAAAATGCCTCTGCATTACAGTTTTTTGTGCATAATCCCTACCGTGAACAGTCCTACCGACAACGCGTGGAATGGCTTCAAAGTCAATCCTATCCTCACCGGAACCAGCTTGTGGAAGGGTTATATCGTTTTAATAAAGAGATGGGTACTCACCCTGAAGCACTGAAAAATATCGAGTTGCTCAAACAGCCAGACACATATGTGGTCATCGGCGGTCAGCAAGCAGGAGTTCTGGGTGGACCACTCTATACGGTCAACAAAGCTGTTCATCTGATCCAGGCAGCGAAGAGGCTGTCTGCCGAGCTTCAGGCGAACGTCATTCCGGTGTTTTGGATTGCTGGCGAAGATCATGACATCGATGAGATCGATCATGTGTACTGGGGAGCAGACGATGGGAAGCGCCTGCATAAAGAGCGACTGGCTCTGAACAAAAAGGGTCGCCAATCGGCAAGTGCGCTACCCTTGGACCCTGAACTGTGTGCGCAGTTCCTGGAAAGGTTTTTCCAGGGGCAGACAGAGACTGCTGACACCAAACAGATTCGTGAGTTGCTGACGCAGGCCGCAGCAGATTCGCGTACAGTCGCAGAGTGGTTTGCCCGCTTGATGGCAAAATTGTTTGGCAAGCACGGTCTTATTCTGGTTGAATCCTCGTTGCCGTTTGTTCGTGAACTGCAGCAACCCATCTTTTCACAGATCATCGAAAACAATGAGCAAATGGCAAAGGTATTGCTACGGGCAGCGGATCGGATTTCAACCGCTGGCTATCCACTTCAATTGCAAGTGGAAGAGCATCAAGCCAATCTGTTCGTCTATGAGGGCGATGCTCGTTTGCTGTTGGAACGTCACGGGGAGCGCTTTATCAATCGGAGACGTTCGTACAGTCGCGATGAATTGCTCAAGCAGGTAGCGGATTCCCCGGAGCGTTTTAGCACAAATGTCGTTACCCGTGGGTTGATGCAGGAGCATCTGTTTCCTACGCTTGCCTTCATTGGAGGTCCGGGTGAGATTGCTTATTGGGCGTTTTATCGGGAGGTATTCGAGCTATTCGGGATGCAGATGCCGATCGTATTGCCTCGTATGTCCATTACTCTTGTGGAAGGTGCTCAACAGCGACTGCTGGATAGCTTGGGGCTGTCTGTTGAACGAGTCTTGACTGACTTTACCACATGGAAAACCGAGTGGTCCAAAAAGCAGGCGCCACATCCGTTGGAGCAGCAATTCGCATCGGCACGGGAGTCGATCATGTCAATCTATCGTCCGCTGGTAGAGGAGGTCGTTTCTCTCGATGGCGGATTGCGTGGTCTGGCTGAGAAAAATAGTAAGCTGCTGTTGGAGCAAGTCTCCTTTTTGGAAGAGCGTCTGATTCGTTCGCTACAGCAAAAGGATGATGTGGAGCACGTGCGCGTCCAACGAATTGAGACCGCTTTGTTGCCTGAAGGTGGACTGCAAGAAAGAAAGCATTCGTTTTTCCCGTTTGCAAATAAATATGGCCTTGGTTTAATTGACCGATTAGTAGATGCGCCATTCGCGCATGATGGTACTCATCAACTTTATTACCTGTAA
- a CDS encoding helix-turn-helix domain-containing protein, with protein MRLPIETIGHKIRMIRKERGFTLEIMAGKTGLSKGLLSQVERGISQPSLDSLWKITKALESPIIHFFEDIDQKQVHVTRLQKRRQLVFPESTGTYSLLSMGGSAKLGMLEVRLMPGEMAVDKFVQSEGEECFTVISGSVTARFNDEEHVLEAGDSISFDSSKTHSIENTGETEALLIWSVTPPQF; from the coding sequence ATGCGACTTCCCATCGAGACCATCGGGCATAAGATTCGAATGATTCGGAAAGAACGCGGCTTTACCTTGGAAATTATGGCAGGCAAGACAGGGTTAAGCAAAGGTTTGCTGAGCCAAGTAGAGCGTGGAATTTCGCAGCCGTCTCTTGATTCGCTGTGGAAAATCACCAAAGCTCTGGAGTCACCCATCATTCATTTTTTCGAAGATATTGATCAAAAGCAGGTGCATGTGACTCGCTTGCAAAAACGCAGACAACTGGTCTTTCCTGAATCGACGGGCACTTATTCGCTGCTCTCGATGGGAGGTAGTGCCAAGCTGGGGATGCTGGAAGTGCGACTGATGCCTGGAGAAATGGCTGTCGATAAGTTCGTGCAGTCAGAGGGAGAAGAGTGCTTCACGGTCATTAGCGGCAGTGTAACAGCACGCTTCAACGATGAAGAGCATGTATTGGAAGCAGGAGACAGTATTTCATTTGACAGTAGTAAAACACACTCAATCGAAAATACAGGAGAAACGGAGGCCTTGTTAATCTGGTCCGTCACCCCTCCGCAATTTTAA